One Parcubacteria group bacterium genomic window carries:
- a CDS encoding SDR family oxidoreductase, whose amino-acid sequence MFSVKDRVIVITGGAGFLGMQFAKALDDAGATVVLWDKPGAYFGSLFHNEVDITDEKAVQKAAQAAANFFGKIDVLINNAAMNPAVGSDEAKQMFAPYEEYPIDLWKKEIDADLTGMMICTQAAAKQMMKQGSGVIVNIASEVANIAVDNRIYGEGKFKSIAYITAKSGVLGLTRAWASYLGKYGIRVNTFTPGGMPKAEVPEDFRKRYSSLNMLGRMAGVGEYNGAILFLCSDASSFMTGSQLIMDAGKSAW is encoded by the coding sequence ATGTTTTCCGTTAAAGATAGGGTGATAGTTATCACTGGCGGAGCGGGATTTCTCGGAATGCAATTCGCCAAAGCACTGGATGATGCCGGCGCGACAGTAGTTTTATGGGATAAGCCAGGCGCTTATTTCGGAAGCCTTTTTCACAATGAAGTTGACATCACTGATGAAAAAGCCGTTCAGAAAGCGGCACAAGCCGCTGCAAATTTCTTCGGCAAAATTGATGTTTTGATTAATAACGCCGCGATGAATCCGGCGGTCGGAAGCGATGAGGCGAAGCAAATGTTTGCACCCTACGAGGAATATCCCATTGACCTATGGAAGAAAGAGATTGATGCTGACCTTACGGGAATGATGATTTGCACCCAAGCGGCGGCAAAACAGATGATGAAACAGGGCTCGGGAGTGATTGTAAATATCGCTTCTGAAGTCGCCAATATCGCCGTTGACAATCGGATTTATGGTGAAGGCAAATTCAAATCAATTGCTTACATTACTGCAAAGTCCGGCGTGCTGGGTTTGACCCGCGCTTGGGCCTCTTATCTAGGCAAGTATGGCATTCGCGTCAACACTTTTACTCCCGGCGGGATGCCGAAAGCGGAAGTTCCGGAAGATTTCAGAAAGCGTTATTCATCTCTGAATATGCTTGGCCGGATGGCGGGAGTTGGCGAATACAATGGCGCGATTTTATTCCTTTGTTCCGATGCTTCGTCTTTTATGACCGGTAGCCAGCTTATCATGGATGCCGGAAAAAGCGCTTGGTAA
- a CDS encoding O-antigen ligase family protein, translating into MSNILLKLVKFGIGFILFIPLYIGGSFFFPFIFPKIWLFQLVIEIILFFYIILAISDNRYRPKLNLVTYALAALTIILIITGFTGVDAYRSFWGNTERMSGVIAWFHFFAFAMILSGVLKSEREWKNYIGIAVSVSVLQFFYVSAQYLGATWVWMPHSQIGTIGNADLLGSYAIFSAFFALYLWRGLNIDVRHRGIIDVGHQYFWATAFFLNIGTLYFAGSRGAMLGFGAGMLVFMLFNIWQNKKNLKIWGAVIGGLIVIYGAVFMFRDANFVKNNYQLSRITRVSIQDTTVQQRFVEWRIAWDAFKDRPIFGFGPNNYLYLHNAFLNPRVYILQETNFDRAHNAYLDYASMSGILGLAAYMFLIAVLFITFWKRKLWTFTAFAVAYAVQSFFVFDSPASFISLFLAIGFAMYEAGNLKSQIPISKQIPNTKYQIQNTNLNSQTILALSTLYLLLTIFLIWQVSVKPAIANYKFVSAFSGLRNNIMTADEAFKLYKESLKYETLGTTEFRNQYITWLQANLGKFNPENRLEVLDFGINELEKEVKNHPLVFTYLNLGQMYSLKARGIQDFAVRLELFNKAAAAYDKALELSPKRLEVYISYLQLSFDMKKYEQGIEIMKRAAEVVPNYPLSHWYLGLAYIASGVHDKEATVSINKALSLWYGDNVSLENGRLKYDLDKFFKIRRAFAQKQEILGAVNPYIRFKMWPELLLLYLSIEAGDPNDIEIHKSLALVYQNLGLNDKLQEELKIIEQLSSKK; encoded by the coding sequence ATGTCTAATATACTGTTAAAACTCGTCAAATTCGGAATTGGTTTTATTTTGTTTATTCCGCTTTATATCGGCGGCTCTTTTTTCTTTCCTTTTATTTTCCCCAAAATCTGGCTCTTTCAGCTGGTAATAGAAATTATTTTATTTTTTTACATAATTCTCGCGATTTCAGACAATCGTTACCGGCCAAAATTAAACTTAGTAACCTATGCCCTGGCCGCGCTAACGATTATTTTAATAATTACCGGTTTTACCGGCGTTGACGCGTATCGCAGTTTCTGGGGCAACACCGAAAGAATGTCCGGTGTAATCGCCTGGTTTCATTTTTTTGCTTTTGCCATGATTCTTTCCGGCGTTCTTAAATCAGAAAGAGAGTGGAAAAATTATATCGGCATTGCGGTTTCAGTAAGCGTTTTACAATTTTTTTACGTTTCGGCGCAGTATCTTGGGGCGACTTGGGTTTGGATGCCGCATAGCCAAATCGGAACTATCGGCAATGCCGATCTTCTGGGAAGTTACGCGATTTTTTCCGCCTTCTTCGCCCTTTATCTCTGGAGAGGTTTAAATATTGATGTCCGACATCGGGGAATTATTGATGTCGGACATCAATATTTCTGGGCGACGGCTTTTTTTCTCAACATCGGGACGCTTTATTTTGCCGGAAGCCGCGGCGCCATGCTTGGTTTTGGCGCAGGCATGCTTGTTTTTATGCTTTTTAACATTTGGCAGAATAAAAAAAATCTAAAAATCTGGGGAGCGGTTATCGGCGGCTTAATCGTTATTTATGGAGCTGTTTTTATGTTTCGCGATGCTAATTTTGTTAAAAATAATTATCAACTTTCAAGGATTACCCGCGTTTCAATACAGGATACAACGGTGCAGCAGCGGTTTGTTGAATGGAGAATCGCGTGGGATGCTTTCAAAGACCGGCCAATTTTCGGTTTTGGTCCCAACAATTATTTATATCTTCACAATGCTTTTTTGAATCCCCGGGTTTACATCCTGCAGGAAACGAATTTTGACCGCGCTCACAACGCCTATCTTGATTACGCGTCAATGAGCGGTATTTTGGGTCTAGCGGCGTATATGTTTTTAATTGCTGTTTTGTTCATCACATTTTGGAAGAGAAAATTGTGGACTTTTACCGCTTTTGCGGTAGCTTATGCTGTTCAAAGTTTTTTTGTTTTTGACAGCCCAGCCAGCTTCATATCATTATTTTTGGCCATAGGATTTGCAATGTATGAAGCTGGAAATCTCAAATCCCAAATCCCAATTTCCAAACAAATACCAAATACAAAATACCAAATACAAAATACAAATCTCAATTCGCAAACAATTCTTGCCCTTTCTACTCTCTACTTACTACTCACTATTTTCTTAATCTGGCAGGTAAGCGTTAAACCGGCGATTGCCAATTATAAATTTGTCAGCGCTTTTTCCGGTCTTAGAAATAATATTATGACGGCAGACGAGGCTTTTAAACTTTATAAAGAATCGTTAAAATACGAAACTCTAGGCACTACGGAATTTAGAAATCAGTATATAACCTGGCTTCAGGCGAATTTAGGAAAATTTAATCCGGAAAATCGGCTGGAAGTTTTAGATTTTGGCATAAACGAACTTGAAAAAGAAGTAAAAAATCATCCTTTGGTGTTTACTTATCTGAATCTGGGCCAGATGTATTCGCTTAAAGCGAGGGGCATTCAAGATTTTGCGGTGCGACTGGAACTTTTTAATAAAGCGGCCGCGGCTTATGACAAGGCCTTGGAACTTTCCCCCAAAAGATTGGAAGTTTATATTTCTTATCTGCAATTGTCTTTTGACATGAAAAAATATGAACAGGGGATAGAAATAATGAAGCGAGCCGCCGAGGTTGTTCCTAATTATCCCTTAAGCCATTGGTATTTGGGCCTGGCCTATATCGCTAGCGGTGTTCATGACAAAGAAGCAACCGTTTCTATAAACAAAGCGTTAAGTTTGTGGTACGGCGATAATGTTTCTTTGGAAAACGGCCGGCTAAAATATGATTTGGATAAATTTTTTAAGATTCGTCGCGCTTTCGCTCAAAAACAAGAAATTTTGGGCGCGGTCAATCCCTATATCCGATTTAAAATGTGGCCGGAACTTTTACTGTTGTATTTGTCAATTGAAGCGGGCGACCCTAATGATATAGAAATTCACAAATCCCTGGCGCTGGTTTATCAAAATCTCGGATTAAACGATAAATTGCAGGAAGAATTAAAAATTATAGAACAACTTTCATCTAAAAAATAA
- the cas2 gene encoding CRISPR-associated endonuclease Cas2, whose translation MLNVSRYNKPRLGITSQKVILLLLAGISLGLSNSPRGQWRILKSLTKEWRKINRQELYRSIRRLYASKLVDYHERQDGSISMLLNENGKKAALHYKLDEISINKPANWDHKWRIVLFDVPEKKKKLREALRERLKQLGFIEFQKSVFIHPYECKNEIDFITELYNGSRFVRFIEATHLDNELDIKNKFNLI comes from the coding sequence ATGCTTAACGTATCCAGATATAATAAACCAAGACTCGGAATTACAAGTCAAAAAGTTATTTTACTTCTTTTGGCGGGTATTTCTTTGGGACTGTCTAACTCTCCCCGTGGGCAATGGCGAATCTTGAAATCTTTAACAAAAGAATGGAGAAAAATTAATCGCCAAGAACTTTATCGCTCTATTAGGAGACTATATGCGTCTAAACTTGTTGACTATCACGAACGCCAAGATGGTTCAATCAGCATGCTTCTCAATGAAAATGGGAAAAAAGCCGCACTACATTATAAACTTGATGAGATTTCCATTAATAAACCGGCAAATTGGGATCATAAATGGCGTATTGTTCTGTTTGATGTTCCGGAAAAGAAAAAGAAATTGCGCGAAGCTTTAAGGGAACGATTAAAACAGCTCGGGTTTATTGAATTTCAGAAAAGCGTTTTTATTCATCCATACGAATGCAAAAACGAAATCGATTTTATTACCGAACTATATAACGGCAGCAGGTTTGTTAGATTTATAGAAGCGACTCATCTTGATAATGAACTTGATATTAAAAACAAATTTAACTTGATATAA
- a CDS encoding oligosaccharide flippase family protein, producing the protein MSNLKEKYYNLLQYGTEFMGLDLKYFASGGFWTTLGQGINAILTFALTIAFANLIPKEAFGVYRYILSIAGILNIFTLKGMNTAVVQAVATGNEGALRTSVRYQLKWNLMLAAALFAASVYYFWNANQAYGISFFILGLFVPATQAFNTYGAYLEGKRKFKINNIFSVAATVVYVIGMFAALYFGKEVIWLILAYAATTFLANLFFYWQTLHLFNPRGSSGDVLKYGRRLTFISFIGPVASQIDNIILVQFWGPAQLAAYSLARAIPDRVAPFIKDIVNLGLPKLAQKTAEDINKVFYKRIFQGLFLGAVFAIGYILTAPIVFKFAFPKYLESIFYSQLLAIGFIFAAPLGFVGAAFTSQKLVRPILLSSVSATVIKITLYVILGIWGGILGLVLAQLIYYVIVTFINIIIWKFTPTLN; encoded by the coding sequence ATGTCAAATTTAAAAGAAAAATATTATAACCTGTTGCAATACGGAACAGAATTTATGGGGCTTGATTTAAAGTATTTCGCTTCCGGCGGTTTTTGGACGACTTTGGGCCAAGGCATAAACGCGATTCTCACATTTGCCCTAACCATTGCTTTTGCCAATCTAATACCGAAAGAGGCCTTTGGTGTTTACAGATATATCCTTTCCATCGCCGGTATCTTGAATATTTTCACCCTAAAAGGAATGAATACGGCGGTGGTTCAAGCTGTTGCCACCGGCAATGAAGGGGCGCTTAGGACTTCGGTCAGATATCAGCTCAAGTGGAATTTAATGCTCGCGGCAGCATTATTTGCCGCTTCCGTTTATTATTTTTGGAACGCCAACCAGGCATATGGAATCTCTTTTTTCATTCTGGGTTTGTTTGTCCCCGCGACGCAAGCGTTCAACACTTATGGCGCCTATCTGGAGGGCAAAAGAAAATTTAAAATCAATAATATTTTTAGCGTCGCCGCGACTGTTGTTTATGTCATCGGAATGTTTGCCGCGCTTTATTTTGGCAAAGAGGTAATCTGGCTTATTCTGGCTTACGCCGCGACGACATTTTTAGCGAATTTATTTTTTTATTGGCAAACACTGCATTTATTCAATCCCCGCGGCTCTTCGGGCGATGTATTAAAGTACGGCCGCCGACTTACATTTATCAGCTTTATCGGCCCCGTTGCCAGTCAGATTGACAATATTATTTTGGTCCAATTCTGGGGGCCGGCCCAGCTTGCCGCTTATTCTTTGGCGCGCGCCATACCCGATAGAGTTGCGCCTTTTATTAAAGATATTGTAAATCTTGGCTTGCCGAAACTCGCCCAGAAAACCGCGGAAGATATTAATAAAGTCTTTTATAAAAGAATCTTTCAAGGCCTTTTTTTGGGCGCGGTATTCGCGATCGGATATATTTTAACGGCGCCGATTGTTTTCAAATTTGCCTTCCCTAAATACCTAGAATCCATATTTTACTCCCAACTGCTCGCCATTGGTTTTATTTTTGCCGCTCCGCTTGGTTTTGTGGGTGCCGCTTTTACTTCTCAAAAATTGGTGAGACCGATTTTGTTGAGCAGTGTTTCGGCTACTGTAATTAAAATAACTCTTTACGTAATTCTGGGCATCTGGGGCGGCATCTTGGGACTGGTTTTGGCGCAACTCATATACTATGTTATAGTGACTTTTATAAACATAATAATCTGGAAATTTACCCCCACACTTAATTAA
- a CDS encoding exopolysaccharide biosynthesis polyprenyl glycosylphosphotransferase, with the protein MWRRRLKIFLLVISDVFILYAALGLTLFIRYSIIEQDLPALYNSVPLHLLPFTIIFFFWLIIFWAAGLYDIIKLRNEEAFYKTLIIAFCINAAIAVTFFYFIPYFIITPKINLFIHMSLALALLLFSRQYFNRWARESLRIHLVFLGSNNEVVELKEFLNKNPQLGFRVDGVLAPDNFSELENLWHAKKFSLIVSAKKFSQGEKLAGALFEYFKKGVTISDLDKFYENLTKRVPIGVIKEVWFLENISEVERGLYETLKKVFDISLGIILAAVTVVIFPIAAIGIKIFDPGPIFYRQRRVGRSDRQFTLVKFRSVPVAKKTEHLMEKPPEEAITAFGKFLRKSHWDELPQVWNILKGEMSFIGPRPEKPDFVERLSLEIPFYEMRHLIKPGIAGWAQLHNPNAGPSLKETLEKLQYDLYYIKNRSVFLDLSIILKTLRILLSGAGK; encoded by the coding sequence ATGTGGCGCAGACGATTAAAAATATTTTTGCTTGTTATAAGTGACGTTTTTATATTATACGCCGCTTTAGGGTTAACTCTTTTTATACGGTACTCAATTATAGAACAGGATTTGCCCGCGCTTTACAATTCTGTTCCGCTTCACCTGCTTCCTTTTACCATAATTTTCTTTTTTTGGCTAATTATTTTCTGGGCCGCCGGACTCTACGACATAATAAAGTTAAGAAACGAAGAGGCGTTTTATAAAACGCTAATTATAGCTTTCTGCATTAACGCCGCTATCGCCGTCACTTTTTTCTACTTTATTCCTTATTTTATAATCACACCAAAAATAAATCTTTTTATCCACATGTCCCTGGCTTTGGCGCTGCTTTTATTCTCCCGGCAATATTTCAATCGCTGGGCGAGAGAATCGCTGCGGATTCATTTGGTATTCCTTGGTTCTAACAATGAAGTAGTGGAGTTAAAAGAGTTTTTAAATAAAAACCCCCAGCTTGGATTCAGGGTTGACGGCGTTTTGGCGCCGGATAACTTTTCCGAACTTGAAAATCTTTGGCATGCAAAAAAGTTTTCGCTTATTGTTTCCGCCAAAAAATTCAGCCAGGGGGAAAAATTGGCCGGCGCTCTTTTTGAATATTTTAAAAAAGGCGTTACCATAAGCGATTTGGATAAATTTTACGAGAATCTGACCAAACGAGTTCCAATTGGAGTAATAAAAGAGGTTTGGTTTTTAGAAAATATCTCGGAAGTTGAACGGGGACTTTATGAAACGTTAAAAAAAGTTTTTGACATATCTCTCGGTATTATTCTTGCCGCCGTTACCGTTGTGATTTTTCCGATTGCGGCCATAGGAATTAAAATTTTTGACCCGGGGCCGATTTTTTACCGGCAGCGGCGCGTCGGCAGAAGCGATAGACAATTCACGCTGGTTAAATTCCGTTCCGTGCCGGTCGCCAAAAAAACAGAACATCTGATGGAAAAACCGCCCGAAGAAGCGATAACCGCTTTCGGAAAATTTTTAAGGAAAAGCCACTGGGATGAGCTGCCCCAGGTCTGGAATATTTTAAAAGGCGAGATGTCTTTTATCGGGCCGCGACCTGAAAAACCCGATTTTGTTGAGCGATTGTCTCTAGAAATCCCATTTTATGAAATGCGCCATTTAATTAAACCGGGAATTGCCGGATGGGCCCAGCTCCACAACCCCAATGCCGGCCCATCGCTTAAAGAAACGCTGGAAAAACTTCAATACGATTTATACTATATAAAAAACCGTTCTGTATTTTTAGACCTATCCATTATTTTAAAAACATTGCGGATTCTTCTCTCCGGCGCCGGGAAATAG
- a CDS encoding N-acetylneuraminate synthase family protein, which yields MAVKIGSKWIGEGHPCFIVAEIGINHNGSLEIAKQLVDAAAIAGVDAVKFQKRTPELCVPSGQRSVMRETPWGYMTYMDYRYRIEFGKNEYDQIDSYCKSKGIVWFASCWDEDSVDFMAQFDPPCYKVPSAGLTDKELLMRMRVKNKSVILSTGMSTMKQIDKAAEILDPENLIILHCVSTYPAKLEELNLKVIQTLKRKFPNIPIGYSGHEVSLAPSVMAAVLGANVIERHITLDHTMWGTDQAASMEPKGFQLLIRDIRTWEAAKGNGVKRVLESEIPIMKKLRRKTDF from the coding sequence ATGGCTGTTAAGATCGGTAGCAAGTGGATTGGCGAGGGCCACCCGTGTTTTATTGTTGCCGAAATCGGCATTAACCATAATGGCAGTTTGGAAATCGCCAAACAGCTTGTTGACGCGGCGGCTATCGCCGGAGTTGACGCGGTTAAATTTCAGAAGCGGACACCGGAATTATGCGTTCCTTCGGGGCAGAGAAGTGTGATGCGGGAGACCCCTTGGGGTTACATGACTTACATGGATTATAGATATCGAATTGAATTTGGCAAAAACGAATACGATCAAATTGACTCTTACTGCAAATCAAAAGGCATTGTTTGGTTTGCGTCATGTTGGGATGAAGACAGTGTTGATTTTATGGCTCAATTTGATCCGCCTTGTTATAAAGTTCCATCCGCCGGTCTTACCGATAAAGAACTTTTGATGCGTATGCGCGTAAAAAACAAATCCGTTATTCTTTCAACGGGCATGAGCACAATGAAGCAAATTGATAAAGCGGCGGAAATTTTAGATCCTGAAAATTTAATAATTTTGCATTGCGTCTCAACCTATCCGGCAAAGCTGGAAGAATTAAATTTGAAAGTGATTCAAACTCTAAAGCGGAAATTTCCGAATATTCCAATAGGATACAGCGGACACGAGGTTAGCTTGGCGCCGAGCGTAATGGCCGCAGTTTTGGGAGCGAATGTTATTGAGCGGCATATAACACTGGATCATACTATGTGGGGGACGGATCAGGCGGCGAGTATGGAACCTAAGGGTTTTCAACTTTTGATTCGCGATATTCGCACTTGGGAAGCGGCTAAAGGCAACGGCGTAAAGCGCGTTTTAGAATCCGAAATCCCTATAATGAAAAAACTGCGCCGGAAAACCGATTTTTAA
- a CDS encoding NAD-dependent epimerase/dehydratase family protein encodes MRMIVTGGAGFIGSHLVDALIERGDEVLVIDNFSTGKRENVNPRAEVFQSDISRSMGVGYFNFKPAFSRYQSVDFVFHLAALPKVQYSLSHPKETNNANIDGTLNVIALAIKLNAKRLIYSSSSSIYGNQSILPLKEDMPVDPLSPYALQKFAAERYCQMLFKKTVCLRYFNVYGSRQSSGDSYSAVIGTFLRNSKMGAISTIYGDGEQTRDFTWVGDVVRANILAAESAKVGNGEIINIGGGKNYSVNQLAKMIGGLYHYQPARKGESRHTLADISKARELLYWEPTVDLPKGIAELKRL; translated from the coding sequence ATGCGTATGATTGTTACCGGCGGGGCGGGATTTATCGGATCGCATTTGGTTGACGCGCTTATAGAACGGGGTGATGAAGTTTTAGTTATTGATAATTTTTCAACCGGCAAAAGAGAAAATGTAAATCCGAGAGCGGAAGTATTTCAATCCGACATCAGTCGTTCTATGGGAGTTGGCTATTTTAACTTCAAACCTGCTTTTAGCAGATATCAAAGTGTTGACTTTGTTTTTCATCTTGCGGCTTTGCCGAAAGTTCAATACTCTCTTAGTCATCCCAAAGAAACCAATAACGCCAATATTGATGGCACGCTAAACGTAATTGCACTAGCGATTAAGCTTAATGCCAAGAGGCTCATCTATTCTTCTTCATCCTCGATTTATGGCAATCAGTCCATTTTACCTCTTAAAGAAGACATGCCAGTAGATCCTTTAAGCCCATATGCTTTGCAAAAGTTTGCGGCCGAAAGATACTGCCAAATGCTTTTTAAAAAAACCGTATGCCTTAGATATTTTAACGTTTACGGATCGCGCCAGAGCAGCGGTGATTCATATTCGGCAGTGATTGGAACTTTTCTTAGGAACAGCAAAATGGGTGCCATTTCTACTATTTACGGCGATGGTGAGCAAACCAGGGATTTTACTTGGGTGGGCGATGTTGTGAGAGCTAATATTTTAGCGGCTGAATCAGCTAAAGTTGGTAATGGCGAAATAATAAATATCGGCGGTGGAAAAAACTACAGTGTTAATCAGCTTGCGAAAATGATCGGCGGTTTATACCATTACCAACCGGCACGAAAAGGCGAATCGCGCCACACTCTTGCCGATATTTCCAAAGCCCGCGAACTTCTTTACTGGGAACCAACGGTTGATTTGCCGAAAGGCATCGCCGAACTTAAACGGCTATAA
- a CDS encoding HAD hydrolase family protein, producing the protein MKSTYELARRIKAVIFDFDGVFTDNSVLEGAPYKGKWRSHYDGQGVSLLRAVGIRVAVITNETGIHAEPAAGLVEKWNNLPSAKKPPENGGWAEVAFFTGMGGARKIEAAEQFIVSIGVSFEECAAMGDDLVDVPLLRRVGFPVAPAQAEKVVKEIALFITERPGGAGAVRDFVNLIFEARGIDPTILSTS; encoded by the coding sequence ATGAAAAGCACATATGAATTAGCGAGACGAATTAAAGCTGTAATTTTTGATTTTGACGGCGTATTTACGGACAATAGCGTGCTTGAAGGGGCGCCCTATAAAGGCAAATGGCGCAGTCACTACGATGGACAAGGAGTTTCTTTACTACGAGCGGTTGGCATACGGGTAGCGGTGATTACCAATGAAACTGGTATTCACGCTGAGCCCGCCGCTGGGCTTGTTGAAAAATGGAACAATTTGCCTTCGGCTAAAAAGCCACCGGAGAATGGCGGTTGGGCCGAAGTCGCGTTTTTTACCGGAATGGGCGGTGCGCGTAAAATTGAAGCTGCTGAACAATTTATTGTAAGTATTGGTGTTTCTTTTGAAGAATGTGCGGCAATGGGGGACGATCTTGTTGATGTGCCGTTGCTTCGCCGGGTCGGGTTTCCGGTAGCCCCGGCCCAAGCCGAAAAGGTTGTGAAAGAAATAGCGTTATTTATCACGGAAAGGCCGGGCGGCGCGGGCGCCGTGCGTGATTTCGTTAATTTAATTTTTGAAGCTCGTGGGATTGATCCAACAATTCTTTCTACCAGTTAA
- a CDS encoding glycosyltransferase family 2 protein, with amino-acid sequence MKTIGIILTYNCAPMIENTWRRIPKELFDEIILVDDASLDNTMETAKNLGITCITHPHTGYGGNIKFGLEEAIKRGADYMVEIHGDGQYSPSYIPAALEKIKKENYSLLLGSRFTNWKQTLKDKMSFPRFLANIGLSFIDRLILRLPLTEFHTGFRVYTKNLIQTVNLAKTSDDHLFSFQIIALARFHNLSVGEIPIRCDYSGEHTSISISKSAIYSFQTMRVLFDYLIARLGFENGIFRR; translated from the coding sequence ATGAAAACCATAGGCATCATCTTAACTTATAATTGCGCCCCAATGATTGAAAATACTTGGCGAAGAATTCCCAAAGAATTATTTGATGAGATTATTCTTGTCGATGATGCTTCTTTAGATAATACAATGGAGACGGCAAAAAATCTTGGTATTACTTGTATTACCCACCCGCACACCGGCTACGGCGGCAACATAAAATTTGGTTTGGAAGAGGCAATTAAAAGAGGAGCCGATTACATGGTTGAAATCCATGGCGACGGACAATACAGCCCGTCTTATATCCCCGCGGCGCTTGAAAAAATCAAAAAAGAAAACTATTCATTGCTTCTCGGTTCCCGGTTCACCAACTGGAAACAAACGCTAAAAGACAAAATGTCTTTTCCGCGATTTTTGGCCAACATCGGTTTAAGTTTTATTGACCGATTAATTCTTCGCCTTCCGCTTACCGAATTCCACACCGGTTTCCGCGTTTACACGAAAAATCTCATCCAAACCGTTAACTTGGCAAAAACTTCCGATGATCACCTTTTCAGTTTTCAGATTATTGCCTTAGCCCGATTCCATAACCTTTCAGTCGGAGAAATTCCCATCCGTTGCGATTATTCCGGGGAACATACCTCCATAAGCATTTCAAAATCCGCTATTTATTCTTTTCAGACAATGCGCGTCTTGTTTGATTATCTTATCGCCCGCCTTGGTTTTGAGAACGGCATATTCCGGCGTTAA